The Spodoptera frugiperda isolate SF20-4 chromosome 25, AGI-APGP_CSIRO_Sfru_2.0, whole genome shotgun sequence genome includes the window CTGTTTTAGGGAGGGGGTAGTCATGAATAGCCTGAACTTTTTCTGGGAGGGGTCGAATGCCAGCTGCGGATACGTGATAACCCAAGAAAGTAACTTCACTAACACCTAGGACACATTTGTTAGTATTAATGACTACTccatatttctttaattgttcGAATATTTTCGTCAAGTGTTCAATGTGTTCTTTCTCCCCTTTTGAAAATACGAGAATATCGTCGAGATATCCAAACGTAAAATCTAAACCTTGTAGAACTTCATCTAGAAATCGCTGGAAGGTCTGAGCTGCGTTCCTTAGGCCGAAGGTCATCGCTGTAAACTCAAAAAGACCGAACGGTGTAGTTATCGCTGTCTTCTTAATGTCGTCTTCATTAACTGGGATTTGATTAAAGGCTTTAACGAGATCAATCTTTGAAAATATAGTGGAACCGGATAGTTGGTAAGCAAAATCGTGAATGTGTCTTACTGGGTAGCGATCTGGCACCGTTCGCGCGTTTAACCGCCTGTAATCTCCACACGGCCTCCAACCATCATCTTTTTCGGAACAAGATGTAGTGGAGAAGACCATGGACTCTCCGAGCGGCGAGCCGTTCCGTTACGTAACATTTCCTCGAATTCTTGTTTTGCGATCTTCAAACGGTCAGGTGCTAAACGACGCGGTCGTGATGTTACCGGTGGGCCAGGAGTAGTACGGATGTAGTGCTTTGTATTATGTATGGGTTGGTGGTAAGACCCAGCTGGACGTGTGATTTCTGGATATTGACGTAGTAGGTCCAGTAAGGTTGAATGCCCTGTGATGGTTTTTAATGATAGCACTTCATGTGTTATCTCGTGGGTTGCAGGCGCGCCAACAGTTAAATTCGTAATCGAGTCTATTAATTTTTGCCGTCGGCAGTCAACTAATAagttataataacttaaaaaatcgaCTCCGATTATAGGCCTCGACACATCAGCAATAATAAAGTTCCAGACAAATTCCCGACGTAGTCCCAGGTTCAGTGACAGTTGGTAGGTACCATAGGTACGTATGGGAGTACCATTTGCCGCGACAAGCTCGTAGGTACTGAGTTTACCGTACGACAGctgattttttaaatacgtcCTTGGGTAGGCACATACGTCGGAACCCGtatctattaaaaattgtaCGCCGGTACGTTTATCCGAAATAAATAGGCGGCCTTTACATGTAGAGCAGTCGTCAGCCGCCATTACTGACTGCCTTTGGGGTTTTCCGATTCGAAGTTACACGGCTGGTTGCACTTAGTAGCCTTTTTACCGAATTTGTAGTGGTACCAACACGTAGGGTGCACGTCGGATCTCGATTGAGATCGATGGCGGGAAGATGAACGCGATCGCGATCGTTTTGGACGGGTAAGGTCATTGACCTTTCGTGTTAGAATCTCTACTTGTTTCACCAGTTCTGTCATCTGTTTAGTTAAGGTGAGGACATCACTTACTTGGGACGATGCGGCCGCAACCTGACCCTTCGGCACGACGTCGTGGATCTTATCCGCGAGATCAGCGAGAACTTCCAGAGGCGATGATGATTGGGATGCTATGATTGATTGGATGTTGCTCGGTAGCCGGCTGGACCAAATTGTCCGCAAAAACTCGTCGGGTACCTTAGGACCGGCGAGGTGTTGTAGGTGCCTGAGGAACTGCGATGGCTTCCGATCGCCTAATTCCTCATGGGTGAGGAGTTGGTGTACTTTCTTCTCCCTGGATTCCGAGAGCCGCTTAATCAACTCCGTCTTGAGTCGGCCGTATTTATCGTCCGCTGGTGGGCTCACTATTATATCCTCCACCTCGGATGCATATCTTGGATCGAGGTGGCTGACGACGTAGAAAAACTTTGTTGTGTCCGCCGTAATGTTCGATATTGCGAATTGGCCTTCGATTTGCGCGAACCAAATCGCGGGTTTTTCAGGCCAAAATGGCGGAACGCGCACGCCTACACGGAAAATGTCTTTCGAACCCGTTAAATCGGATTTTGTCATGTTCTCTGATTCGCACATCTTTTACGATACGTATTGCACTTGGATATAGTCACTAAGTTTACTGCGTTTGAGTCTAAGTTCACCGCGCACAAAGTAGGTAGCACAAGCACAAGCACGTGTTTAGTCTTCGGGGTCACCAATGTAGTGTTTATTAGTATtaagagataaataaaatactagacactaactttaaattgtctatattgaataaataataaaatatacagtattAGTAGTGAGATCAACGAAATTATATAAAGTTAACGCGAGAGTAAGTTTTCGATGCGCGCGCGATCGCTAGCCGAGGCGGACTGACGTCACTGACGTGGGCGAGCGAGGGGCGCGAGTGAAGCGCGGGGTGGAGGCGGCGGCCGCGCCGCGTGCCGAACGGCTCCGCGAACTCCCGAAGTGTCCCGAGCATGTTGTCAACGCGGGCGCCAGGGCTCCGCTAGCGGCCGGACGGTGTGTAGGTATAGCTAAGGGCGTGTACATACGTGCGCAGGCATAAGGCCGTGTATAgatgaaataaagtt containing:
- the LOC126912450 gene encoding uncharacterized protein LOC126912450; this encodes MCESENMTKSDLTGSKDIFRVGVRVPPFWPEKPAIWFAQIEGQFAISNITADTTKFFYVVSHLDPRYASEVEDIIVSPPADDKYGRLKTELIKRLSESREKKVHQLLTHEELGDRKPSQFLRHLQHLAGPKVPDEFLRTIWSSRLPSNIQSIIASQSSSPLEVLADLADKIHDVVPKGQVAAASSQVSDVLTLTKQMTELVKQVEILTRKVNDLTRPKRSRSRSSSRHRSQSRSDVHPTCWYHYKFGKKATKCNQPCNFESENPKGSQ